A genome region from Deinococcus depolymerans includes the following:
- a CDS encoding PhoH family protein produces MENQREAFALLGAGDANLRRMRELTKAKLIARGETITITGDEADVRSAERMVRDALDVVRGGGELTPDSLLRSARLSGEGRSLAAETQVTGLSLPRGLKPKTPGQKLYLESIERSDITFGVGPAGTGKTYMAVAMAVQALKAKRVKRIILTRPAVEAGEKLGFLPGDLQAKIDPYLRPLYDALQDMLDQEKFESYLTSGVIEIAPLAFMRGRTLNDAFIILDEAQNTTGEQMKMFLTRMGFSSKVVITGDVTQIDLPRHITSGLAVAKRVLSSIDGIAWHEFTEVDVVRHPLVGRIIKAYETAENAEQDKRAARRGEFASIPEGDGDNAVDS; encoded by the coding sequence CTGGAAAACCAGCGTGAGGCCTTCGCCCTGCTGGGTGCCGGGGACGCCAACCTGCGCCGCATGCGCGAACTGACGAAAGCGAAGCTGATCGCGCGCGGCGAGACCATCACCATCACGGGCGACGAGGCCGACGTGCGGAGCGCCGAGCGGATGGTCCGCGACGCCCTGGACGTGGTGCGCGGCGGCGGGGAACTCACGCCCGACAGCCTGCTGCGCTCCGCACGCCTGAGCGGCGAGGGCCGCAGCCTGGCCGCCGAGACGCAGGTGACGGGCCTGAGCCTGCCGCGCGGCCTGAAACCCAAGACGCCGGGGCAGAAACTGTACCTGGAGAGCATCGAGCGCAGCGACATCACCTTCGGGGTGGGACCGGCCGGGACCGGCAAGACGTACATGGCGGTCGCCATGGCCGTGCAGGCCCTGAAGGCCAAGCGGGTCAAGCGGATCATCCTGACCCGCCCGGCCGTCGAGGCGGGCGAGAAACTCGGCTTCCTGCCCGGCGACCTGCAGGCCAAGATCGACCCGTACCTGCGCCCGCTGTACGACGCGCTGCAGGACATGCTGGACCAGGAGAAGTTCGAGTCGTACCTGACGAGCGGCGTGATCGAGATCGCGCCCCTGGCGTTCATGCGCGGCCGCACCCTGAACGACGCGTTCATCATCCTGGACGAGGCGCAGAACACCACGGGCGAGCAGATGAAGATGTTCCTGACCCGCATGGGCTTTTCCAGCAAGGTCGTGATCACGGGCGACGTGACGCAGATCGACCTGCCGCGCCACATCACGAGTGGTCTGGCGGTCGCCAAGCGCGTCCTGAGTTCCATCGACGGCATCGCCTGGCACGAGTTCACCGAGGTGGACGTCGTCCGGCACCCGCTGGTGGGCCGCATCATCAAGGCGTACGAGACGGCCGAGAACGCCGAGCAGGACAAACGCGCCGCCCGGCGCGGCGAGTTCGCCAGCATCCCCGAGGGCGACGGGGACAACGCCGTTGACAGTTGA
- the ybeY gene encoding rRNA maturation RNase YbeY encodes MIDLIVRKTPPAGLRPALRASLEAVMAHFEVPDREVTVVLVGDRTIRALKREHWGEDAVTDVLSFPTWEPGDPFVPPHLGDIVISLDTAQRQADARGHSLTREVALLASHGLTHLVGNDHPHAEGLGFEEGAQGPEWEVFHAAWRAAQSALPDGA; translated from the coding sequence GTGATTGACCTGATCGTCCGTAAAACCCCGCCCGCCGGTCTGCGGCCTGCGCTGCGGGCCAGTCTGGAGGCCGTCATGGCGCATTTCGAGGTGCCGGACCGCGAGGTGACGGTCGTGCTGGTCGGCGACCGCACCATCCGCGCTTTGAAGCGCGAGCACTGGGGCGAGGACGCCGTGACGGACGTGCTGAGCTTCCCCACCTGGGAGCCGGGTGATCCGTTCGTGCCGCCGCACCTGGGGGACATCGTGATCAGCCTGGACACCGCGCAGCGGCAGGCAGACGCGCGGGGCCACTCCCTGACGCGTGAGGTGGCGCTGCTCGCCAGTCACGGCCTGACCCACCTCGTCGGGAACGACCACCCGCACGCGGAAGGGCTGGGGTTCGAGGAGGGCGCGCAGGGACCCGAGTGGGAGGTGTTCCACGCGGCGTGGCGCGCGGCGCAGTCGGCGCTGCCTGACGGCGCGTGA